One part of the Salvelinus sp. IW2-2015 unplaced genomic scaffold, ASM291031v2 Un_scaffold6251, whole genome shotgun sequence genome encodes these proteins:
- the LOC112078778 gene encoding DNA damage-binding protein 1-like: MNFNPMPFSLSPLSTVEMEHEVACLDITPLGEGGESPLCAVGLWTDISARVLKLPCFTALHKEMLGGEIIPRSILMTTFEASYYLLCALGDGALFYFGLDLTSGVLSERKKVTLGTQPTVLRTFRSLSTSNVFACSDRPTVIYSSNHKLVFSNVNLKEVNYMCPLNSEGYPDSLALANNSTLTIGTIDEIQKLHIRTVPLYESPRRICYQEVSQCFGVLSSRVEMQDASGTTAAVRPSASTQALSSSVSSSKLFPSSTSPHETSFGEEVEVHSLLVVDQHTFEVLHAHQFLQSEYALSMVSCRLGRDLSVYFIVGTAMVYPEEAEPKQGRIIVFHYTDGKLQTVAEKEVKGAVYSMVEFNGKLLASINSTVSISLLMV, from the exons ATGAATTTCAATCCCAtgcccttctctctgtcccccctcagCACGGTGGAGATGGAGCATGAGGTGGCCTGCCTAGACATCACGCCCCTGGGGGAGGGCGGAGAGTCGCCCCTCTGCGCCGTGGGCCTGTGGACGGACATATCGGCCCGGGTCCTCAAGCTGCCCTGCTTCACCGCCCTGCACAAGGAGATGCTCGGAGGAG aaatTATCCCTCGCTCCATCCTGATGACGACGTTCGAGGCCAGCTACTACCTGCTGTGTGCCCTGGGAGACGGAGCGCTCTTCTACTTCGGCCTGGATCTGACCTCAG GCGTGCTGAGCGAGCGTAAGAAGGTGACTCTGGGCACCCAGCCCACGGTGCTGAGGACCTTCCGCTCCCTGTCCACCTCCAACGTGTTTGCCTGCTCCGACCGGCCCACCGTCATCTACTCCTCCAACCACAAGCTGGTCTTCTCCAATGTCAACCTCAAGGAGGTCAACTACATGTGTCCGCTCAACTCCGAGGGCTACCCCGACAG TCTGGCTYTGGCCAACAACAGCACTCTCACCATCGGGACCATYGACGAGATCCAGAAGCTCCACATTCGCACGGTTCCCCTCTACGAGTCTCCCAG GAGGATCTGTTACCAGGAAGTGTCTCAGTGTTTTGGGGTGCTGTCCAGCCGCGTGGAGATGCAGGACGCCAGCGGGACCACGGCAGCAGTGCGCCCCAGCGCTAGCACTCAG GCTCTGTCTAGCAGTGTGAGCTCCAGTAAGCTGTTCCCCAGCAGCACCTCCCCACACGAGACCTCCTtcggggaggaggtggaggtgcaCAGCCTCCTGGTGGTCGACCAACACACCTTCGAAG TGCTCCACGCCCACCAGTTCCTCCAGAGTGAGTACGCCCTCAGCATGGTGTCCTGYCGCCTGGGCAGGGACCTCTCGGTCTACTTTATCGTTGGCACTGCAATGGTCTACCCAGAGGAGGCCGAGCCCAAGCAAGGTCGCATCATCGTCTTCCACTACACTGACG GTAAGCTGCAGACGGTTGCAGAGAAGGAGGTGAAGGGAGCCGTCTACTCCATGGTGGAGTTCAATGGCAAACTGCTGGCCAGCATCAACAGCACAGTGAGCATTTCACTTTTGATGGTTTGA